From one Eucalyptus grandis isolate ANBG69807.140 chromosome 9, ASM1654582v1, whole genome shotgun sequence genomic stretch:
- the LOC104419170 gene encoding pentatricopeptide repeat-containing protein At3g54980, mitochondrial-like, with protein MIESNVMPSLQYLNGLLHALLRRRRIGAVRELYDAMVAKGERGDVFTLHVVMRACMKEGKPEEAGEYFRQAKDRGVELDDAAYTVAVQARCLELNSDLACELMDEMKEKGLVPSNFTFTRVITACVKQGYTQEALRVKDEMLKRGYEMNLVAATSLIRGYCMSGDLDSALNLFESICKDGLVPNKLTYTALISGCCWNGNVKKASEVFSQMKLAGVQPSDSNFNHLIRGYLKAQSWEEARKIFEEAVECGAANTITYNHLLSWLCTQGDLTEACKLWDKIMVNGVVPNAVSYNTMIHGHCKSGNMDMASTTFLEMQGRGLKPNVLSFTILINGYFKHGDPFRALDVFQQMEHAGVAPSDFTFHIVIDGLCKAGQTVEARDTLNKFIDEGFVPSCMAFNSIIDGFVAEGGINYALCAFKDMHDFGVTPNVATYTSLIRGSCKSNNIDLALKMWNEMKKKGLELDITAYGALIDGFCKMKDMERALDLYSELLEVGLSPNTVIYNCLISGFRDLNNMEAALRFRKKMVDEGIPCDLRTYTTLIDGLLKEGKLLMVLDLYSELLTKGLVPDLVLYHVLMKGLCKKGQLENAGKILEEMDRKGVRPDVLLYNTLIAGNFKEGNLQEAFRLHDEMLDRGLVPDDTTYDILVNGQFERNNYLPEASMSSG; from the coding sequence ATGATTGAGAGCAATGTGATGCCCTCCCTTCAGTACTTAAATGGTCTTTTGCATGCATTGCTTAGGAGGCGCAGGATTGGGGCGGTGCGGGAATTGTATGATGCCATGGTCGCAAAAGGCGAAAGAGGTGATGTCTTTACGTTGCACGTGGTGATGCGAGCGTGTATGAAGGAAGGGAAGCCTGAGGAGGCTGGAGAGTACTTTAGACAGGCCAAGGATCGAGGGGTGGAACTGGACGATGCAGCTTATACTGTTGCGGTCCAGGCTAGGTGTCTAGAGCTGAATTCAGATTTGGCGTGTGAGTTGATGGatgagatgaaagaaaagggaTTGGTCCCTTCGAACTTTACATTTACTCGTGTGATCACTGCTTGTGTGAAGCAGGGTTATACGCAAGAGGCTCTGAGGGTTAAGGATGAGATGCTAAAGAGAGGGTATGAGATGAATTTGGTGGCGGCAACAAGTTTGATTAGGGGATATTGTATGTCAGGTGATCTAGATTCTGCCCTGAATTTGTTCGAAAGTATTTGCAAGGATGGTCTTGTCCCAAACAAGCTGACCTACACTGCTTTGATTAGCGGATGCTGTTGGAATGGGAATGTCAAAAAGGCATCTGAGGTGTTCTCCCAAATGAAACTTGCTGGTGTACAACCTAGTGACTCCAATTTTAATCATTTGATTAGGGGATATTTAAAAGCTCAGTCATGGGAAGAGGCTCGTAAAATATTTGAGGAAGCTGTTGAGTGTGGAGCTGCTAACACCATAACCTATAATCATCTTCTGTCCTGGCTCTGCACTCAGGGTGATTTGACTGAAGCTTGCAAATTATGGGATAAAATAATGGTCAACGGTGTAGTGCCAAATGCAGTTTCATACAACACCATGATTCATGGACACTGCAAAAGTGGCAATATGGATATGGCATCTACCACGTTCTTAGAGATGCAAGGAAGGGGACTAAAACCTAATGTACTTTCATTTACCATCTTAATAAATGGATACTTTAAACATGGCGATCCATTTCGTGCTCTTGATGTGTTTCAACAGATGGAGCATGCAGGAGTTGCTCCCTCTGATTTCACATTTCACATAGTCATCGATGGTTTGTGTAAAGCTGGCCAGACTGTTGAGGCAAGGGACACGTTGAATAAGTTCATCGATGAAGGCTTTGTCCCGAGCTGCATGGCTTTCAATAGCATTATAGATGGATTTGTTGCAGAGGGTGGCATAAATTATGCTTTATGTGCTTTTAAAGATATGCATGATTTTGGAGTTACCCCAAATGTAGCTACTTACACCAGCTTGATCAGAGGTTCTTGCAAAAGCAATAATATTGATCTGGCACTTAAGATGTGGAatgagatgaagaagaaaggtcTTGAACTGGATATCACCGCATATGGTGCTCTAATTGATGGATTCTGCAAAATGAAAGACATGGAAAGGGCACTGGACTTGTATTCTGAACTTCTAGAAGTTGGTCTATCTCCTAATACAGTCATATATAATTGCCTCATTAGTGGGTTTAGAGATCTAAACAACATGGAGGCAGCACTTCGTTTTCGTAAGAAAATGGTAGATGAGGGTATCCCTTGCGACTTGCGAACCTATACCACTTTAATTGACGGACTGTTGAAAGAGGGTAAACTACTCATGGTATTGGATCTTTACTCCGAGTTGCTTACAAAGGGCCTTGTACCTGATTTGGTGTTGTACCATGTCCTGATGAAGGGTCTCTGCAAAAAGGGACAGCTAGAGAATGCTGGCAAGATTTTGGAAGAGATGGATAGGAAAGGTGTCAGGCCTGATGTTCTCTTATACAACACATTGATTGCTGGAAACTTCAAGGAAGGCAATCTTCAAGAGGCTTTTAGGTTGCATGATGAAATGCTTGACAGAGGACTTGTGCCTGATGATACTACATATGATATCCTTGTAAATGGACAATTTGAAAGGAACAATTATCTGCCTGAAGCTTCAATGTCAAGTGGTTGA